A window from Drosophila nasuta strain 15112-1781.00 chromosome 3, ASM2355853v1, whole genome shotgun sequence encodes these proteins:
- the LOC132791935 gene encoding trypsin eta, producing MRITIRDMDILRISLIVFISTLPTFVWLTEVKPEGRIVNGSQVDIARHPYCVSLRYRRSNDSAYLHECAGIIYSERAVVTAAQCLADLTEDTKLIVVGAANKRNGTDGVVYPAANWTYHPQFNYYTADYDIGVVILDTPFDFSYYGIRQIGVREERPATGRNALVIGWGYREEWGPSSPHLEQTSVPIVGSDECNSIYGAGEVTERMICAGNVAQGGNDACQGDTGGPLIIDEELVGLVSWGRGCGRPGYPTVYTYVASFKSWINETLQVAGAL from the coding sequence ATGCGAATCACCATACGAGACATGGACATTCTTCGGATTAGCCTGATTGTGTTTATTTCAACATTGCCAACTTTTGTTTGGCTTACTGAAGTTAAACCGGAGGGACGCATTGTGAATGGATCCCAGGTGGACATAGCACGACATCCGTATTGTGTATCACTGCGATATCGACGAAGTAACGACTCGGCTTACCTTCACGAATGTGCTGGAATCATTTATTCTGAGCGAGCCGTGGTGACAGCCGCACAATGTTTGGCTGATCTGACGGAGGACACGAAATTAATTGTAGTTGGTGCTGCGAATAAGCGAAATGGGACAGATGGAGTAGTGTATCCCGCCGCAAACTGGACATACCATCCACAGTTCAATTATTATACGGCTGACTACGATATAGGAGTTGTCATCTTGGATACCCCTTTCGATTTCTCCTATTATGGAATTCGCCAGATTGGAGTACGCGAAGAACGTCCTGCGACTGGAAGAAACGCCCTGGTGATTGGTTGGGGCTATCGAGAGGAATGGGGTCCTTCTAGCCCCCATCTGGAACAAACAAGTGTACCCATCGTTGGCTCTGATGAATGTAATAGCATCTATGGAGCGGGTGAGGTGACCGAACGCATGATTTGCGCCGGAAATGTTGCACAAGGTGGAAATGATGCATGTCAAGGAGATACTGGCGGTCCATTGATTATTGACGAGGAACTTGTGGGTCTAGTTTCCTGGGGACGTGGCTGTGGTCGCCCTGGTTATCCAACTGTTTATACATATGTCGCCAGCTTCAAATCATGGATCAATGAAACTCTACAAGTCGCTGGCGCGCTATAA
- the LOC132791936 gene encoding trypsin alpha: MFRILIGLFIIGSSLANTVFHSGVPMPDGRIVGGETTNIREYPHQISMRYRGNHRCGGSIYNRNTIVSAAHCVNTLADASNLTIYIGTNNIFFPTGQELAVRKFVIHDNYRTINNDYDAALLFLDGDIEYNENAQPIELATERPENDTPVLVTGWGTTTEGGNLASELQKVEVNIVENSACKSAYSIMLTSRMLCAGVTGGGKDACQGDSGGPLIYENKLLGIVSWGTGCARPNYPGVYASVPDVRSWIEETAKQSENLGKIEFL, encoded by the coding sequence ATGTTTCGCATCTTGATCGGGCTTTTCATAATCGGTTCATCGTTGGCAAACACCGTCTTCCACAGCGGTGTGCCGATGCCAGACGGACGAATTGTTGGCGGCGAAACAACTAACATTCGCGAATATCCTCATCAGATTTCCATGCGTTACCGAGGCAATCACAGATGTGGCGGATCAATTTATAACAGAAATACCATTGTGAGCGCAGCTCATTGTGTGAATACTCTAGCTGATGCTTCAAACCTGACGATCTACATTGGCACCAACAATATCTTCTTCCCTACTGGCCAGGAGCTTGCTGTCCGGAAATTTGTCATTCATGACAACTACAGGACCATTAATAATGACTACGATGCAGCGCTTCTATTCCTAGACGGAGACATTGAGTATAATGAGAATGCTCAGCCAATTGAATTGGCAACGGAACGTCCTGAGAACGATACTCCTGTCCTTGTAACTGGTTGGGGAACAACTACTGAAGGTGGCAATTTGGCCAGCGAGCTGCAAAAGGTGGAAGTAAACATTGTCGAGAACTCAGCTTGCAAGTCCGCCTATTCCATTATGCTGACCAGTCGTATGTTATGTGCAGGCGTCACTGGCGGTGGCAAGGATGCCTGCCAGGGTGACTCTGGTGGCCCCTTGATCTACGAGAATAAGCTGCTGGGTATTGTGTCATGGGGCACAGGATGTGCTCGTCCAAATTATCCAGGCGTTTATGCATCCGTTCCTGATGTGCGCTCTTGGATCGAAGAGACCGCCAAACAGAGTGAAAATTTGggtaaaattgaatttctgtGA
- the LOC132788913 gene encoding trypsin alpha-3 has product MSRLGLIVLGLLSLVVFINGAAISTHIVGGTEADIGNYPYQVSVRLETYMLLHICGGSIYAPRVVLTAAHCIKGRFASYIRIVAGQNSIADLEEQGVKVTKLIYHTGYNKKTHVNDVGLIITTVPLTYSSLIQPIALAVDSTKAGTYAIVSGWGKRTEDDEALPSLLRAVQVEIMDTNTCGAQYSTKDYTITEEMLCAGVEEGGKDACQGDSGGPLTVDGILVGIVSWGVGCAREGFPGVYTSVLPHTAWIEEQAAPYL; this is encoded by the coding sequence ATGTCGCGTCTTGGATTAATCGTTTTGGGGCTGCTGTCCTTAGTTGTTTTCATTAATGGTGCCGCCATAAGTACTCATATTGTAGGTGGTACTGAGGCGGATATAGGTAACTATCCGTACCAGGTGTCGGTGCGTCTGGAGACTTATATGTTGCTGCACATTTGTGGCGGTAGCATCTACGCTCCTCGAGTGGTCCTAACGGCTGCTCATTGTATCAAAGGACGATTCGCTTCATACATCCGCATCGTGGCCGGTCAGAATTCCATTGCCGATCTGGAGGAGCAGGGTGTGAAAGTTACCAAATTGATTTATCATACGGGTTATAATAAAAAGACCCATGTGAATGACGTTGGCTTAATTATAACCACTGTGCCACTAACATACTCCAGCCTCATACAGCCCATTGCCTTGGCTGTCGACTCCACCAAGGCGGGCACATATGCCATCGTTAGTGGTTGGGGTAAGCGCACAGAGGACGATGAAGCACTTCCATCCCTACTACGTGCGGTTCAAGTGGAAATTATGGACACGAATACCTGTGGAGCGCAGTATTCGACCAAGGATTACACTATTACGGAAGAAATGTTGTGTGCTGGCGTTGAGGAGGGAGGCAAGGATGCTTGCCAAGGAGATTCGGGAGGACCACTGACTGTAGATGGCATTTTAGTTGGTATCGTGTCCTGGGGCGTTGGCTGTGCCCGCGAAGGTTTTCCCGGAGTGTACACCAGTGTATTGCCTCACACTGCTTGGATTGAAGAACAGGCAGCACCATACCTATAA
- the LOC132788910 gene encoding myeloid leukemia factor isoform X6: protein MSLFGALMGDFDDDLGFMNNHMNHHMNAMNMQMRSMNRLMNSFMPDPFSMLAPSPFDPGFQQGALMERSQQAMAPMGGGLFGFPPMPSFNRLLNGADMGATNGASFCQSNVMTVSTGPDGRPQIYQASSSTKTGPGGVRETRKTVQDSRTGVKKMAIGHHIGERSHIIEKEQDLRSGQLEERQEFINLDEEEAEQFDREFTTRANRGVMPHGGHRGGMRAIQAPVSSGSTVTIEPLDDDDDDDCVIQEPSHSGRPALPAPPTAPHGSDTAATTSSPHRNAAIITSPAPSSPTVYGVTNNNYLGGNGNASSSSRRAYLRNAQHLATPRRPLRTPSSSPLATVSSASHSIAGSPRDWRLYNSRFYRK from the exons atgtcatTGTTTGGAGCGTTAATGGGCGATTTTGATGATGATCTCGGATTCATGAA CAATCACATGAACCATCACATGAACGCAATGAATATGCAAATGCGGTCAATGAATCGCTTGATGAATTCCTTTATGCCCGATCCGTTCAGTATGCTCGCTCCATCCCCATTTGATCCGGGATTCCAGCAGGGCGCCCTTATGGAACGCAGTCAACAGGCCATGGCTCCTATGGGCGGAGGACTCTTTGGTTTTCCACCAATGCCTAGTTTCAATCGCTTGCTTAATGGTGCTG ATATGGGCGCCACTAATGGCGCTTCATTTTGCCAAAGCAACGTCATGACCGTATCAACTGGTCCGGACGGACGTCCTCAGATCTATCAGGCTAGTAGCAGCACCAAAACTGGGCCAGGCGGAGTGCGAGAGACACGCAAGACCGTTCAGGATTCGCGTACAGGTGTGAAGAAAATGGCCATTGGCCATCATATTGGCGAGCGTTCGCATATTATCGAAAAGGAGCAGGATCTACGCTCTGGCCAGTTGGAGGAGCGTCAGGAATTCATCAATCTGGATGAGGAGGAGGCCGAGCAATTTGATCGCGAGTTCACAACGCGTGCCAATCGTGGAGTCATGCCACATGGTGGTCATCGCGGTGGCATGCGCGCTATACAGGCTCCAGTATCGAGCGGTTCGACTGTAACTATTGAGCCActggatgatgatgatgatgatgattgtgtGATCCAAGAGCCATCGCACTCGGGTCGACCCGCATTGCCAGCGCCGCCAACAGCTCCACACGGCAG cgacacagcagcaacaacatcttCGCCTCATCGCAACGCCGCAATTATCACAAGTCCAGCGCCGTCATCACCCACAGTCTACGGCGTTACAAATAATAACTATTTgggcggaaacggaaatgcatcgtcgtcgtcgcgtcGCGCCTACCTGCGTAACGCACAACATTTGGCCACGCCCCGTCGCCCACTGCGAACACCTTCGTCATCACCGTTGGCCACAGTTTCCAGCGCTAGTCACAGCATTGCCGGCTCGCCAAG agATTGGCGTTTATATAATTCGCGTTTCTATCGCAAGTAG
- the LOC132788910 gene encoding myeloid leukemia factor isoform X2, with amino-acid sequence MSLFGALMGDFDDDLGFMNNHMNHHMNAMNMQMRSMNRLMNSFMPDPFSMLAPSPFDPGFQQGALMERSQQAMAPMGGGLFGFPPMPSFNRLLNGADMGATNGASFCQSNVMTVSTGPDGRPQIYQASSSTKTGPGGVRETRKTVQDSRTGVKKMAIGHHIGERSHIIEKEQDLRSGQLEERQEFINLDEEEAEQFDREFTTRANRGVMPHGGHRGGMRAIQAPVSSGSTVTIEPLDDDDDDDCVIQEPSHSGRPALPAPPTAPHGSDTAATTSSPHRNAAIITSPAPSSPTVYGVTNNNYLGGNGNASSSSRRAYLRNAQHLATPRRPLRTPSSSPLATVSSASHSIAGSPSIHPHPYAANHAAARRQQRLKHHHHHHQGNGNGGTTEEATEPRIKSAKRSNKPQ; translated from the exons atgtcatTGTTTGGAGCGTTAATGGGCGATTTTGATGATGATCTCGGATTCATGAA CAATCACATGAACCATCACATGAACGCAATGAATATGCAAATGCGGTCAATGAATCGCTTGATGAATTCCTTTATGCCCGATCCGTTCAGTATGCTCGCTCCATCCCCATTTGATCCGGGATTCCAGCAGGGCGCCCTTATGGAACGCAGTCAACAGGCCATGGCTCCTATGGGCGGAGGACTCTTTGGTTTTCCACCAATGCCTAGTTTCAATCGCTTGCTTAATGGTGCTG ATATGGGCGCCACTAATGGCGCTTCATTTTGCCAAAGCAACGTCATGACCGTATCAACTGGTCCGGACGGACGTCCTCAGATCTATCAGGCTAGTAGCAGCACCAAAACTGGGCCAGGCGGAGTGCGAGAGACACGCAAGACCGTTCAGGATTCGCGTACAGGTGTGAAGAAAATGGCCATTGGCCATCATATTGGCGAGCGTTCGCATATTATCGAAAAGGAGCAGGATCTACGCTCTGGCCAGTTGGAGGAGCGTCAGGAATTCATCAATCTGGATGAGGAGGAGGCCGAGCAATTTGATCGCGAGTTCACAACGCGTGCCAATCGTGGAGTCATGCCACATGGTGGTCATCGCGGTGGCATGCGCGCTATACAGGCTCCAGTATCGAGCGGTTCGACTGTAACTATTGAGCCActggatgatgatgatgatgatgattgtgtGATCCAAGAGCCATCGCACTCGGGTCGACCCGCATTGCCAGCGCCGCCAACAGCTCCACACGGCAG cgacacagcagcaacaacatcttCGCCTCATCGCAACGCCGCAATTATCACAAGTCCAGCGCCGTCATCACCCACAGTCTACGGCGTTACAAATAATAACTATTTgggcggaaacggaaatgcatcgtcgtcgtcgcgtcGCGCCTACCTGCGTAACGCACAACATTTGGCCACGCCCCGTCGCCCACTGCGAACACCTTCGTCATCACCGTTGGCCACAGTTTCCAGCGCTAGTCACAGCATTGCCGGCTCGCCAAG TATACATCCACATCCCTATGCTGCAAATCACGCAGCCGCACGCCGTCAACAGCGTCTGAAgcaccatcaccatcatcatcaaggcaatggcaatggagGAACAACAGAAGAAGCAACTGAGCCCCGCATCAAATCGGCGAAGCGGAGCAACAAACCTCAATAA
- the LOC132788910 gene encoding myeloid leukemia factor isoform X3 yields the protein MKRKGNSLRRKSINENQEMNPNNHMNHHMNAMNMQMRSMNRLMNSFMPDPFSMLAPSPFDPGFQQGALMERSQQAMAPMGGGLFGFPPMPSFNRLLNGADMGATNGASFCQSNVMTVSTGPDGRPQIYQASSSTKTGPGGVRETRKTVQDSRTGVKKMAIGHHIGERSHIIEKEQDLRSGQLEERQEFINLDEEEAEQFDREFTTRANRGVMPHGGHRGGMRAIQAPVSSGSTVTIEPLDDDDDDDCVIQEPSHSGRPALPAPPTAPHGSDTAATTSSPHRNAAIITSPAPSSPTVYGVTNNNYLGGNGNASSSSRRAYLRNAQHLATPRRPLRTPSSSPLATVSSASHSIAGSPRDWRLYNSRFYRK from the exons ATGAAACGAAAGGGAAATTCTCTTCGCAGGAAATCGATAAACGAGAATCAAGAAATGAATCCTAA CAATCACATGAACCATCACATGAACGCAATGAATATGCAAATGCGGTCAATGAATCGCTTGATGAATTCCTTTATGCCCGATCCGTTCAGTATGCTCGCTCCATCCCCATTTGATCCGGGATTCCAGCAGGGCGCCCTTATGGAACGCAGTCAACAGGCCATGGCTCCTATGGGCGGAGGACTCTTTGGTTTTCCACCAATGCCTAGTTTCAATCGCTTGCTTAATGGTGCTG ATATGGGCGCCACTAATGGCGCTTCATTTTGCCAAAGCAACGTCATGACCGTATCAACTGGTCCGGACGGACGTCCTCAGATCTATCAGGCTAGTAGCAGCACCAAAACTGGGCCAGGCGGAGTGCGAGAGACACGCAAGACCGTTCAGGATTCGCGTACAGGTGTGAAGAAAATGGCCATTGGCCATCATATTGGCGAGCGTTCGCATATTATCGAAAAGGAGCAGGATCTACGCTCTGGCCAGTTGGAGGAGCGTCAGGAATTCATCAATCTGGATGAGGAGGAGGCCGAGCAATTTGATCGCGAGTTCACAACGCGTGCCAATCGTGGAGTCATGCCACATGGTGGTCATCGCGGTGGCATGCGCGCTATACAGGCTCCAGTATCGAGCGGTTCGACTGTAACTATTGAGCCActggatgatgatgatgatgatgattgtgtGATCCAAGAGCCATCGCACTCGGGTCGACCCGCATTGCCAGCGCCGCCAACAGCTCCACACGGCAG cgacacagcagcaacaacatcttCGCCTCATCGCAACGCCGCAATTATCACAAGTCCAGCGCCGTCATCACCCACAGTCTACGGCGTTACAAATAATAACTATTTgggcggaaacggaaatgcatcgtcgtcgtcgcgtcGCGCCTACCTGCGTAACGCACAACATTTGGCCACGCCCCGTCGCCCACTGCGAACACCTTCGTCATCACCGTTGGCCACAGTTTCCAGCGCTAGTCACAGCATTGCCGGCTCGCCAAG agATTGGCGTTTATATAATTCGCGTTTCTATCGCAAGTAG
- the LOC132788910 gene encoding myeloid leukemia factor isoform X5 codes for MKRKGNSLRRKSINENQEMNPNNHMNHHMNAMNMQMRSMNRLMNSFMPDPFSMLAPSPFDPGFQQGALMERSQQAMAPMGGGLFGFPPMPSFNRLLNGADMGATNGASFCQSNVMTVSTGPDGRPQIYQASSSTKTGPGGVRETRKTVQDSRTGVKKMAIGHHIGERSHIIEKEQDLRSGQLEERQEFINLDEEEAEQFDREFTTRANRGVMPHGGHRGGMRAIQAPVSSGSTVTIEPLDDDDDDDCVIQEPSHSGRPALPAPPTAPHGRYTNY; via the exons ATGAAACGAAAGGGAAATTCTCTTCGCAGGAAATCGATAAACGAGAATCAAGAAATGAATCCTAA CAATCACATGAACCATCACATGAACGCAATGAATATGCAAATGCGGTCAATGAATCGCTTGATGAATTCCTTTATGCCCGATCCGTTCAGTATGCTCGCTCCATCCCCATTTGATCCGGGATTCCAGCAGGGCGCCCTTATGGAACGCAGTCAACAGGCCATGGCTCCTATGGGCGGAGGACTCTTTGGTTTTCCACCAATGCCTAGTTTCAATCGCTTGCTTAATGGTGCTG ATATGGGCGCCACTAATGGCGCTTCATTTTGCCAAAGCAACGTCATGACCGTATCAACTGGTCCGGACGGACGTCCTCAGATCTATCAGGCTAGTAGCAGCACCAAAACTGGGCCAGGCGGAGTGCGAGAGACACGCAAGACCGTTCAGGATTCGCGTACAGGTGTGAAGAAAATGGCCATTGGCCATCATATTGGCGAGCGTTCGCATATTATCGAAAAGGAGCAGGATCTACGCTCTGGCCAGTTGGAGGAGCGTCAGGAATTCATCAATCTGGATGAGGAGGAGGCCGAGCAATTTGATCGCGAGTTCACAACGCGTGCCAATCGTGGAGTCATGCCACATGGTGGTCATCGCGGTGGCATGCGCGCTATACAGGCTCCAGTATCGAGCGGTTCGACTGTAACTATTGAGCCActggatgatgatgatgatgatgattgtgtGATCCAAGAGCCATCGCACTCGGGTCGACCCGCATTGCCAGCGCCGCCAACAGCTCCACACGGCAG ATATACTAATTACTAA
- the LOC132788910 gene encoding myeloid leukemia factor isoform X4: MKRKGNSLRRKSINENQEMNPNNHMNHHMNAMNMQMRSMNRLMNSFMPDPFSMLAPSPFDPGFQQGALMERSQQAMAPMGGGLFGFPPMPSFNRLLNGADMGATNGASFCQSNVMTVSTGPDGRPQIYQASSSTKTGPGGVRETRKTVQDSRTGVKKMAIGHHIGERSHIIEKEQDLRSGQLEERQEFINLDEEEAEQFDREFTTRANRGVMPHGGHRGGMRAIQAPVSSGSTVTIEPLDDDDDDDCVIQEPSHSGRPALPAPPTAPHGSIHPHPYAANHAAARRQQRLKHHHHHHQGNGNGGTTEEATEPRIKSAKRSNKPQ, from the exons ATGAAACGAAAGGGAAATTCTCTTCGCAGGAAATCGATAAACGAGAATCAAGAAATGAATCCTAA CAATCACATGAACCATCACATGAACGCAATGAATATGCAAATGCGGTCAATGAATCGCTTGATGAATTCCTTTATGCCCGATCCGTTCAGTATGCTCGCTCCATCCCCATTTGATCCGGGATTCCAGCAGGGCGCCCTTATGGAACGCAGTCAACAGGCCATGGCTCCTATGGGCGGAGGACTCTTTGGTTTTCCACCAATGCCTAGTTTCAATCGCTTGCTTAATGGTGCTG ATATGGGCGCCACTAATGGCGCTTCATTTTGCCAAAGCAACGTCATGACCGTATCAACTGGTCCGGACGGACGTCCTCAGATCTATCAGGCTAGTAGCAGCACCAAAACTGGGCCAGGCGGAGTGCGAGAGACACGCAAGACCGTTCAGGATTCGCGTACAGGTGTGAAGAAAATGGCCATTGGCCATCATATTGGCGAGCGTTCGCATATTATCGAAAAGGAGCAGGATCTACGCTCTGGCCAGTTGGAGGAGCGTCAGGAATTCATCAATCTGGATGAGGAGGAGGCCGAGCAATTTGATCGCGAGTTCACAACGCGTGCCAATCGTGGAGTCATGCCACATGGTGGTCATCGCGGTGGCATGCGCGCTATACAGGCTCCAGTATCGAGCGGTTCGACTGTAACTATTGAGCCActggatgatgatgatgatgatgattgtgtGATCCAAGAGCCATCGCACTCGGGTCGACCCGCATTGCCAGCGCCGCCAACAGCTCCACACGGCAG TATACATCCACATCCCTATGCTGCAAATCACGCAGCCGCACGCCGTCAACAGCGTCTGAAgcaccatcaccatcatcatcaaggcaatggcaatggagGAACAACAGAAGAAGCAACTGAGCCCCGCATCAAATCGGCGAAGCGGAGCAACAAACCTCAATAA
- the LOC132788910 gene encoding myeloid leukemia factor isoform X1, whose protein sequence is MKRKGNSLRRKSINENQEMNPNNHMNHHMNAMNMQMRSMNRLMNSFMPDPFSMLAPSPFDPGFQQGALMERSQQAMAPMGGGLFGFPPMPSFNRLLNGADMGATNGASFCQSNVMTVSTGPDGRPQIYQASSSTKTGPGGVRETRKTVQDSRTGVKKMAIGHHIGERSHIIEKEQDLRSGQLEERQEFINLDEEEAEQFDREFTTRANRGVMPHGGHRGGMRAIQAPVSSGSTVTIEPLDDDDDDDCVIQEPSHSGRPALPAPPTAPHGSDTAATTSSPHRNAAIITSPAPSSPTVYGVTNNNYLGGNGNASSSSRRAYLRNAQHLATPRRPLRTPSSSPLATVSSASHSIAGSPSIHPHPYAANHAAARRQQRLKHHHHHHQGNGNGGTTEEATEPRIKSAKRSNKPQ, encoded by the exons ATGAAACGAAAGGGAAATTCTCTTCGCAGGAAATCGATAAACGAGAATCAAGAAATGAATCCTAA CAATCACATGAACCATCACATGAACGCAATGAATATGCAAATGCGGTCAATGAATCGCTTGATGAATTCCTTTATGCCCGATCCGTTCAGTATGCTCGCTCCATCCCCATTTGATCCGGGATTCCAGCAGGGCGCCCTTATGGAACGCAGTCAACAGGCCATGGCTCCTATGGGCGGAGGACTCTTTGGTTTTCCACCAATGCCTAGTTTCAATCGCTTGCTTAATGGTGCTG ATATGGGCGCCACTAATGGCGCTTCATTTTGCCAAAGCAACGTCATGACCGTATCAACTGGTCCGGACGGACGTCCTCAGATCTATCAGGCTAGTAGCAGCACCAAAACTGGGCCAGGCGGAGTGCGAGAGACACGCAAGACCGTTCAGGATTCGCGTACAGGTGTGAAGAAAATGGCCATTGGCCATCATATTGGCGAGCGTTCGCATATTATCGAAAAGGAGCAGGATCTACGCTCTGGCCAGTTGGAGGAGCGTCAGGAATTCATCAATCTGGATGAGGAGGAGGCCGAGCAATTTGATCGCGAGTTCACAACGCGTGCCAATCGTGGAGTCATGCCACATGGTGGTCATCGCGGTGGCATGCGCGCTATACAGGCTCCAGTATCGAGCGGTTCGACTGTAACTATTGAGCCActggatgatgatgatgatgatgattgtgtGATCCAAGAGCCATCGCACTCGGGTCGACCCGCATTGCCAGCGCCGCCAACAGCTCCACACGGCAG cgacacagcagcaacaacatcttCGCCTCATCGCAACGCCGCAATTATCACAAGTCCAGCGCCGTCATCACCCACAGTCTACGGCGTTACAAATAATAACTATTTgggcggaaacggaaatgcatcgtcgtcgtcgcgtcGCGCCTACCTGCGTAACGCACAACATTTGGCCACGCCCCGTCGCCCACTGCGAACACCTTCGTCATCACCGTTGGCCACAGTTTCCAGCGCTAGTCACAGCATTGCCGGCTCGCCAAG TATACATCCACATCCCTATGCTGCAAATCACGCAGCCGCACGCCGTCAACAGCGTCTGAAgcaccatcaccatcatcatcaaggcaatggcaatggagGAACAACAGAAGAAGCAACTGAGCCCCGCATCAAATCGGCGAAGCGGAGCAACAAACCTCAATAA